The Anopheles coluzzii chromosome 2, AcolN3, whole genome shotgun sequence genome window below encodes:
- the LOC120950739 gene encoding tyrosine-protein phosphatase 69D isoform X2 gives MWKKQAPLCWLVSVYVVCQLVAAKDSQVREEYFIAGSNGTLSCATSENQNIVWQKNGANISNSRISFLIVDSSEAVRKLSYLDPADEADEANAPKLYYTLTIHNFTKSDEGNYTCYNLENGLNVSYTVRTVILPKITQTSNEKIRTKTTSTQQLYCVIEAFPLSHTIYWVKEDASGESSLRALANNSEQRVIDERHVNATLTLRDLTKGHNGTYSCVVLPSAQMQAANYEVKKSMALLILDVPQVTIDYAKAVGANKIYLNWTVNDGNDRIKNYIVRYLKTGDQTFTYYREKIGGNNSFYVLDGFEPGTDYKISLGASNGQGDSKHHEYSETIRTLDTDPSFTPEVEVKGSSHSTITIGWAPPPANLTDYIQYYELVVSHAGVNDSVMKKEAFHPQNSRNLPYMFDNLATATTYNFRVRACSELTKICGNWSDPVNGTTSDGQASAPRSLQITCSHHNISRRNFVRVRWEVPEFPNGKIMSYQAILSGVANYRSEFGMMKSDIWGPKIKNINPDSYSTAYATEYDNVPPNTNYTVNVTAHTRTKRPGVVASATCTMPATTPDNLGRISWGKLRTDQDDWIFKLFLPRLSERNGPICCYKVYLTRIHIHHNGSLPAPENALITSYADVHSMNNTHGGTYLAEVFAGMSSQTEVFLGDGKNSPAVGLCPQCLQMRHRVQVEAERAPATTELPAARDDLPAADDVTAAPGARTGNEAVALEDERKASSNHEKRDTGKYYESLTRLETVFDGALDPTSNYTGFLEVVVKTDSGNDGRDYLSTFSEYFQEMNAGAPMEGDVDGNDLSYILNIVIQVLLALIAVVVIVLMVLCFLHKHVSNNIAQEGEAISLGDSLSSAKPPVLPPISKDDLPKAYNDKHKDSDYGFQHEFELLPDKFADRTTKNSDMKENMPKNRYPDIKAYDQTRVKLTPLNGLAGSDYINANFVIGYKERKKFICAQGPMDATINDFWRMIWEQHLEIIVMLTNLEEYNKTKCAKYWPESTNDSIQYGELLITFQSLTYYADYIIRTLKVTKRSASSGEETSREISQYHYLAWKDFMAPEHPQGITKFINRINSEYSLQRGPILVHCSAGVGRTGTFVALDTLMQQLQEEGQVFIFNTICDMRYQRNFLVQSLKQYIFLYRALAELAYFGDTEIDQKSLASTIEALKQPSSENVEISRLELQFQRLKAFQEDTRKTTTMGSSEENKAKNRSESCIPYDKNRVILAPIPGRDNCTYINASFIDGYDDENNFVITQDPMEDTIFDFWRMIFEQRIKTIVMFSEIGDGPNKCPRYWADEEMKYENLLVSYIQSESGPYYTKREFTVTNCKTNDTIHVTQFQYNGWPTVEGEVPEVTRGMIEIVNQAQKHSSQQQDIFTIAVHCSLGTDKSSLFVAMCILVMQLKTEKRVDICTVVRKLRAQRSLMIQTYAQYEFLHRAIVNFADLYKISLGIVNDC, from the exons ATGTGGAAAAAGCAAGCCCCCTTGTGCTGGCTCGTAAGTGTTTACGTCGTGTGTCAGCTGGTTGCAGCGAAGGATAGTCAAG TGCGAGAGGAATACTTCATTGCCGGCAGTAACGGAACGCTGTCCTGTGCCACGTCCGAGAATCAGAACATAGTGTGGCAAAAGAATGGCGCAAACATTTCCAACTCACG TATATCGTTCCTTATCGTGGACAGCAGTGAGGCGGTCCGGAAGCTGTCCTACCTCGATCCGGCGGACGAGGCGGACGAAGCAAACGCTCCGAAGCTGTACTACACCCTGACCATACACAATTTTACCAAATCCGACGAAGGTAACTACACCTGCTACAACCTGGAAAATGGTCTCAACGTGTCGTACACCGTGCGCACCGTAATTCTACCAAAGATCACCCAAACTAGCAACGAAAAGATTAGAACTAAGACGACCAGCACCCAGCAGCTGTACTGCGTGATCGAAGCGTTTCCGCTGTCGCACACGATCTACTGGGTGAAGGAGGATGCATCGGGTGAAAGCAGCCTGCGGGCGCTGGCCAACAACTCGGAACAGCGGGTGATCGACGAGCGGCACGTGAACGCCACCCTGACCCTGCGCGATCTCACCAAGGGCCACAACGGCACGTACTCGTGCGTGGTCCTGCCCTCGGCGCAGATGCAGGCGGCCAACTACGAGGTGAAGAAATCGATGGCGCTGCTGATACTGGACGTGCCGCAGGTAACGATCGATTACGCGAAAGCCGTCGGAGCGAACAAAATCTATCTCAACTGGACGGTCAACGATGGCAACGATCGGATCAAGAACTACATCGTGCGCTACCTGAAAACGGGCGACCAAACGTTCACGTACTATCGCGAGAAGATAGGAGGAAACAATTCGTTCTACGTGCTGGACGGGTTCGAGCCCGGCACGGACTACAAGATCAGCTTGGGCGCATCGAACGGGCAGGGCGACAGCAAGCACCACGAGTACAGCGAAACGATACGCACGCTCGACACGGACCCGAGCTTCACGCCGGAGGTCGAGGTGAAGGGCAGCTCGCACAGCACGATCACGATCGGTTGGGCACCGCCGCCGGCGAACCTCACCGACTACATCCAGTACTACGAGCTGGTCGTATCGCACGCCGGTGTGAACGACTCCGTCATGAAGAAGGAAGCGTTCCATCCGCAGAACAGCCGCAACCTGCCGTACATGTTCGATAACTTAGCGACCGCCACGACGTACAACTTTCGCGTGCGTGCCTGCAGCGAGCTGACGAAAATCTGCGGCAACTGGTCGGACCCGGTGAACGGGACGACGAGCGACGGGCAGGCGTCGGCGCCGCGCAGTCTGCAAATTACCTGCTCGCACCACAACATCTCGCGCCGCAACTTTGTTCGCGTGCGCTGGGAGGTGCCCGAGTTTCCGAATGGGAAAATCATGTCGTATCAGGCCATTTTGAGCGGCGTGGCCAACTATCGGTCCGAGTTTGGCATGATGAAGAGCGACATCTGGGGACCGAAGATCAAAAACATCAACCCGGACTCGTACTCCACCGCGTACGCGACCGAGTACGATAATGTGCCGccgaacacgaactacaccgTGAACGTTACGGCGCACACGCGCACGAAGCGGCCCGGCGTGGTTGCGTCGGCGACCTGCACCATGCCGGCCACCACGCCCGACAATCTGGGCCGCATTAGCTGGGGCAAGCTGCGGACGGATCAGGACGATTGGATCTTTAAACTGTTTCTGCCCCGGCTGTCCGAGCGGAATGGACCGATCTGCTGTTACAAGGTGTACCTGACGCGCATCCACATTCACCATAATGGGTCGCTGCCGGCGCCCGAGAACGCGCTCATCACGAGCTACGCGGACGTGCATTCGATGAATAACACGCACGGTGGAACCTATCTGGCGGAGGTGTTCGCCGGTATGAGCAGCCAGACGGAGGTGTTTCTGGGCGATGGTAAAAACAGTCCGGCAGTGGGCCTGTGTCCACAGTGCCTGCAAATGCGGCACCGTGTGCAGGTCGAGGCGGAACGAGCACCAGCAACGACAG AATTGCCTGCGGCACGCGATGATCTACCGGCAGCAGACGATGTGACGGCAGCACCGGGAGCACGGACGGGCAATGAAGCGGTTGCTCTAGAAGATGAGCGTAAAGCGTCCTCCAATCACGAGAAACGAGATACGGGCAAATATTATGAATCGCTGACACGGCTGGAAACGGTTTTTGACGGTGCCCTGGATCCAACGAGTAATTACACCGGATTCCTGGAGGTTGTTG TAAAAACCGACAGCGGCAATGATGGACGAGACTACCTGTCGACTTTTAGCGAGTACTTCCAGGAAATGAATGCCGGAGCACCGATGGAGGGAGACGTGGACGGAAACGATTTGTCCTACATACTGAACATTGTGATTCAAGTCCTGCTGGCACTGATTGCCGTGGTGGTGATTGTGCTAATGGTGCTGTGCTTCCTGCACAAGCACGTAAGCAACAACATCGCACAGGAGGGAGAAGCGATCAGTTTGGGCGACTCGTTGAG CAGTGCCAAGCCGCCAGTGCTGCCGCCGATCTCGAAAGACGACCTGCCGAAGGCGTACAACGACAAGCACAAGGACTCGGACTACGGGTTCCAGCACGAGTTCGAGCTGCTGCCGGACAAGTTTGCCGACCGGACGACGAAGAACTCCGACATGAAGGAAAACATGCCCAAGAACCGGTACCCCGACATTAAGGCGTACGATCAGACGCGCGTAAAGCTCACGCCGCTGAACGGATTGGCCGGCTCGGACTACATCAATGCGAACTTTGTCATCGGGTACAAGGAGCGCAAGAAGTTCATCTGCGCCCAGGGTCCGATGGATGCCACCATCAACGACTTTTGGCGCATGATCTGGGAGCAGCATCTGGAGATTATCGTAATGCTGACGAATCTGGAGGAGTACAACAAGACCAAGTGTGCCAAGTATTGGCCGGAAAGCACGAACGATTCCATCCAGTACGGCGAGCTGCTGATCACGTTCCAGTCGCTTACATACTACGCCGATTACATCATTCGCACGTTGAAG GTTACGAAACGGTCCGCCAGCTCGGGCGAGGAAACGTCTCGCGAGATCAGCCAGTACCACTATTTGGCGTGGAAGGATTTCATGGCACCGGAACACCCGCAAGGCATAACGAAGTTTATCAACCGAATCAACTCCGAATACTCGCTGCAGCGTGGTCCCATTCTGGTGCATTGCAGTGCGGGCGTCGGTCGCACCGGTACGTTTGTAGCGCTGGACACGCTCATGCAACAGCTGCAGGAGGAGGGCCAGGTGTTTATTTTCAACACAATTTGTGATATGCGATATCAAAGAAACTTCCTCGTCCAATCTTTG AAACAATACATCTTTTTGTACCGTGCACTGGCCGAGCTGGCCTACTTTGGAGACACGGAGATCGATCAAAAGTCGCTGGCCAGCACCATCGAAGCGCTGAAGCAGCCGTCATCGGAGAATGTCGAAATATCGCGACTTGAGCTACAGTTCCAG CGTCTAAAAGCGTTCCAAGAGGACACGCGCAAAACTACGACGATGGGCTCGAGCGAGGAAAACAAGGCGAAAAATCGCTCCGAATCGTGCATCCCGTACGACAAGAACCGCGTCATACTGGCCCCCATACCGGGCCGGGACAACTGCACCTACATTAATGCGTCCTTCATCGATGGGTACGATGACGAGAACAACTTCGTCATCACCCAGGACCCGATGGAGGATACCATTTTCGACTTTTGGCGCATGATATTCGAGCAACGCATCAAAACGATTGTCATGTTCTCGGAG ATCGGCGACGGTCCAAACAAGTGTCCCCGGTACTGGGCCGACGAGGAGATGAAGTACGAAAACCTGCTAGTGTCGTACATTCAGAGCGAGAGTGGCCCTTACTACACAAAGCGCGAGTTCACCGTCACCAACTGCAAAACCAACGACACGATCCACGTGACACAGTTCCAGTACAATGGATGGCCCACGGTGGAGGGCGAGGTGCCGGAGGTGACCCGCGGTATGATCGAGATCGTGAACCAGGCGCAGAAGCATAGCTCTCAGCAGCAGGACATTTTTACGATTGCCGTTCACTGCAG TCTCGGAACGGACAAAAGTTCTCTTTTCGTTGCCATGTGTATATTAGTGATGCAGCTGAAGACGGAGAAACGCGTCGATATTTGCACCGTGGTGCGAAAGCTTCGAGCACAACGTAGTTTAATGATACAGACATAT GCACAATATGAGTTCCTGCATAGGGCTATTGTAAATTTTGCTGATCTGTATAAAATATCGCTAGGCATCGTGAACGATTGTTGA